From Triticum aestivum cultivar Chinese Spring chromosome 4A, IWGSC CS RefSeq v2.1, whole genome shotgun sequence, a single genomic window includes:
- the LOC123084040 gene encoding uncharacterized protein translates to MDAWGAAPHQPPLPAARHHPLPRLNNKSSARIGRRDLVLRSSELATLAAILHFSGTKPSYLGVQKRPPSLALCPATNNCVSTSERISDSNHYAPPWNYNPKDGPRGKPISKDEAMKELIEVVTKTKPDNFSPRVVEKGDDYVRVEYESPIFGFVDDVEFWFPPGNKSIVQYRSASRSGFIDFNANKKRVKALRLALEKKGWASESTFEYESA, encoded by the exons ATGGATGCTTGGGGTGCTGCCCCCCACCAACCCCCGCTCCCGGCGGCAAGGCATCACCCGCTCCCACGCCTTAACAACAAGAGCAGCGCAAGAATCGGACGAAG GGACCTGGTGCTGAGGAGCAGCGAGCTCGCCACGCTCGCCGCCATCCTCCACTTCAG TGGCACAAAGCCGAGCTACCTTGGCGTGCAGAAGAGGCCCCCATCCCTTGCGCTGTGCCCGGCGACCAACAACTGCGTGTCCACGTCGGAGAGGATAAGCGACTCCAATCACTACGCTCCCCCATG GAATTACAATCCCAAGGATGGCCCCAGAGGTAAACCCATAAGCAAAGATGAGGCCATGAAAGAGCTCATTGAAGTT GTGACCAAGACAAAGCCAGACAACTTCAGTCCTCGTGTGGTAGAGAAAGGAGATGACTATGTTCGAGTTGAATACGAGAGCCCTATATTCGGG TTTGTAGATGACGTCGAGTTCTGGTTCCCTCCTGGCAACAAATCAATCGTTCAGTACCGATCGGCGTCTCGGTCAGGATTCATCGACTTTAATGCTAACAAGAAGAGAGTAAAg GCACTGAGATTGGCACTGGAAAAGAAGGGCTGGGCTTCAGAAAGCACCTTTGAATATGAATCAGCATAG
- the LOC123087469 gene encoding uncharacterized protein → MPMARESWLAKVRSAISSKPSSSGAPPAGAGGKKGNVGILAFEVASLVSRLLHVWRAVGDPAVARLRHEVVHLDGVRKVVSDDDAFLLGLARAELVDALRGAADAVAALAERCADPCLREFRDALLEFADTGRDRHRWAAPTWKEMDARARKLEKQVATTAALRRAMEELAEAEHGLRKFLRADAAASGGGGCHRRSMSASKISVASEQQQLIFSKKQDVKNLKQTSLWGCTFDAVVSSLARAAFTILARIKLVFGAGGQDQRHAPLYRSLTLSSAVHPSADAQSPPPPSRKSMSMEAVPFDVAAVVQSAKGSRRRGFFEYSTATLVPPAGTLGAAALAPRYAGLVISIERMARSPQRMVGPDERDELYGMLTASVRAQLRARLRGAVAEADAGLAGEWRAALGGILEWLAPMAHATVRWQAERSFEQRKTTSTSSTTDIARLPPRHGGGGGGNTFLLQTLQFADRDKVEAAVAELLVGLNYVWRFEKEMSCRALFAVHREFVERGGRPSDFDGADSCRGGGSHSHHAVDGSGNGTVSSCA, encoded by the coding sequence ATGCCCATGGCGCGCGAGTCATGGCTGGCCAAGGTCCGGTCGGCCATCTCGTCGAAGCCCTCGTCGTCGGGTGCGCCGCCGGCGGGTGCCGGTGGCAAGAAAGGCAACGTTGGTATCCTCGCCTTCGAGGTGGCCAGCCTCGTGTCCAGGCTGCTCCACGTGTGGCGCGCCGTCGGTGACCCGGCCGTGGCGCGCCTCCGCCACGAGGTCGTCCACCTCGACGGCGTCCGCAAGGTCGTCTCCGACGACGACGCcttcctgctcggcctcgcgcgCGCCGAGCTCGTCGACGCGCTGCGGGGAGCTGCCGATGCCGTCGCTGCCCTGGCGGAGCGCTGCGCCGACCCCTGCTTGCGTGAGTTCAGGGACGCGCTGCTGGAGTTCGCCGACACCGGCCGCGACCGCCACCGCTGGGCCGCGCCCACGTGGAAGGAgatggacgcgcgcgcgaggaagTTGGAGAAGCAGGTGGCCACCACCGCCGCGCTCCGCAGGGCCATGGAGGAGCTCGCAGAGGCTGAGCACGGCCTCCGGAAGTTCCTGCGGGCCGACGCTGCTGCAAGCGGCGGCGGAGGGTGCCATCGGCGCAGCATGTCGGCGAGCAAGATCTCGGTGGcgtcggagcagcagcagctcatcTTCTCCAAGAAGCAGGACGTGAAGAACCTCAAGCAGACGTCCCTGTGGGGGTGCACCTTCGACGCCGTCGTCTCGTCGCTGGCGCGCGCGGCCTTCACCATCCTCGCGCGCATCAAGCTCGTCTTCGGCGCCGGCGGCCAGGACCAGCGGCACGCGCCGCTCTACCGGAGCCTCACGCTCTCCTCGGCCGTCCACCCGTCGGCCGACGCgcagtccccgccgccgccgtcgcgcaaGTCCATGTCGATGGAGGCGGTGCCGTTCGACGTGGCCGCCGTCGTCCAGAGCGCGAAGGGCAGCAGACGGCGCGGCTTCTTCGAGTACAGCACGGCGACGCTGGTGCCGCCGGCGGGGACGCTGGGCGCGGCGGCCCTGGCGCCGCGTTACGCAGGGCTGGTGATCTCGATCGAGCGGATGGCGCGGTCGCCGCAGCGCATGGTGGGGCCGGACGAGCGGGACGAGCTGTACGGCATGCTGACGGCGAGCGTGCGCGCGCAGCTCCGGGCGCGGCTGCGCGGCGCGGTGGCCGAGGCGGACGCGGGGCTCGCCGGCGAGTGGCGCGCGGCGCTGGGCGGCATCCTGGAGTGGCTGGCGCCCATGGCGCACGCCACGGTGCGGTGGCAGGCGGAGCGCAGCTTCGAGCAGCGGAAGACGACGTCGACGTCGTCGACGACGGACATAGCCCGGCTCCCCCCtcgccacggcggcggcggcggcggcaacacgTTCCTGCTGCAGACGCTGCAGTTCGCGGACCGGGACAAGGTGGAGGCGGCCGTGGCGGAGCTGCTCGTGGGGCTGAACTACGTGTGGCGGTTCGAGAAGGAGATGAGCTGCCGCGCGCTCTTCGCCGTCCACCGCGAGTTCGTGGAGCGCGGCGGCCGCCCCAGCGACTTCGACGGCGCCGACagctgccgaggaggaggaagccactCCCACCACGCCGTCGACGGCAGCGGCAATGGAACAGTAAGCTCGTGCGCCTAG